A genome region from Arachis duranensis cultivar V14167 chromosome 8, aradu.V14167.gnm2.J7QH, whole genome shotgun sequence includes the following:
- the LOC107460885 gene encoding F-box protein FBW2, with translation MEETSDFRNWDELIPDALGVIFTNLSLQERVTVIPIVCKSWARAVAGPYCWQEIDIKEWSSRCQPEQLDRMLEMLVERSCGSLRKLCVSGVQNERIFTVIAENACSLQTLRLPRSSMSDSIVEQIAGRLSMISFLDVSYCLKMGAHGLEMIGKNCKLLEGLCRNMHPLDTAGKPLKDDEANAIASTMPKLKHLEMAYHLISTSGVLQILSNCPKLEFLDQRGCWGVTLDNLFLKQKFPKLQVLGPLVLDTHDSDGWEDFSDISDSSEYLAWDFVAGGEGEYYVDDDSDSYEGMWNDEDERLLDELHFRFYEGIEDAGMYWPPSP, from the exons ATGGAAGAAACTTCTGATTTTCGAAATTGGGATGAGTTGATTCCTGATGCATTAGGTGTAATCTTCACCAACCTCTCTCTGCAAGAGAGGGTGACTGTGATCCCAATTGTATGCAAATCATGGGCTAGAGCAGTAGCTGGACCTTACTGCTGGCAAGAGATAGACATCAAAGAATGGAGCAGCCGGTGCCAGCCGGAACAGCTCGACCGGATGCTCGAAATGCTAGTCGAAAGAAGCTGTGGATCGCTCCGAAAACTGTGTGTTTCTGGTGTCCAAAATGAGAGGATCTTCACTGTCATTGCTGAAAA TGCCTGCTCCCTCCAGACTTTGCGACTGCCGCGGAGCAGTATGAGTGATTCCATTGTGGAACAGATTGCTGGAAGGCTTTCCATGATTTCATTCTTGGATGTGAGCTACTGTCTCAAAATGGGTGCGCACGGGCTAGAGATGATCGGCAAGAACTGCAAACTACTAGAAGGATTGTGCAGGAACATGCACCCATTGGACACAGCTGGGAAGCCCTTAAAAGATGATGAGGCAAATGCAATTGCCTCCACAATGCCAAAGCTGAAGCATCTCGAAATGGCTTACCACCTAATCAGCACTTCGGGTGTTCTTCAAATCCTCTCAAACTGCCCTAAGCTCGAGTTCTTGGATCAGAGGGGGTGTTGGGGTGTCACACTCGATAACTTGTTCTTGAAGCAGAAATTTCCAAAGCTGCAGGTCTTGGGGCCACTTGTTCTCGACACCCACGATAGCGATGGATGGGAAGACTTCTCAGATATTTCGGATTCTTCCGAGTATTTGGCATGGGATTTTGTGGCCGGTGGCGAGGGCGAATACTATGTGGATGATGATAGTGATAGTTATGAAGGGATGTGGAATGATGAAGATGAAAGGTTGTTAGATGAGCTTCATTTCAGGTTTTATGAAGGGATAGAAGATGCTGGAATGTATTGGCCTCCATCTCCTTAA